The genomic segment GCAAGCTACGTGGAAGGTTAGCTCCGGTGCATTAAAACCACACGTTAGGACCCTAATAGGACGTAAATACAGGCATGCCGATACCTCTGTTGGTTGTCAAATACCACCTTATTTTCGATATAAATGACATGACCAGAGCGTACATTTTAAAGTACAGCTGTTTCACTAGTGTTGCACGAATTCAGAAGCAATATACTTCAAACAAAACCAGCCGTTAGTATTTGTACAGTCCGTCTGCAAGTGACACTCAGTCCTGGACGCGTAAGGATAATTGGACGCGTGCTGTGAGATGTCTGCAgtatacaaatacaatgcGCGTAATATGTCTCTACAGCGCCACCAAGGGAGTAGGGGCACAAtcttagaaaataaaatgaataaacccaaactaaaaaacaagttttcgaCCGTTTTACTCTACAGATTGGTTATTAAAGGGATATAACATATGACTAAGGCAGAGGGTCATCACGTTCAAAAAACTGATACGAAACATACAGAAGAACTTAGAAACTATTGTAAAAGAGAACAATTTATCCAAACACCACAACTTTGTTACTAGGTTTATATTCTagaaactacaaaaaaaacgttacaaatgttacataaaaatattagatGCAGAAACCTAACAAGCGCCATAGTACGGTAAACTGGTGCCGTAGGGTAGCATAGTTcaacagttggttagcgcgcctgcctttaacccaaaggtaatgggtcTAAGGCTcttcactgctaccattgtgggcgtacgtgtctttgggcaagtcacttaacggcaattgctcctaCCTattagtcactaatgggttctccaaattattagcgatacataaaaaaaaatctaccAAACAAACTCCTACACTTATCAGCTACTGAATAACCTTGGCTACAAAATTGTCTACAACACAAAATCTAAATAAGACCTGGATCtacaaaaataatgtattaaaaatataaaccatttaCAGCCATCTAGTTTTAAACACAAGAACTGAAACAAATTTTCTAAAGAATAAACAATAGGaacaaagtaaattaataactatgtatatatatatttaatatttttcacaagAACATAATAGAAAACACATACCTGGCATAAACAACAATGTCTGATAGTGACACTGATATGCAAACCATAACATATCTGATATACACTATGACTTTTAGTAAAAGATAATGAATTTCTTGATATATACCAAGggttattaaacttttttaagcaCGCTCCCAATCAAGATTTcaatttacctttttattttaactttacgaacactttattttatagtttttagcGCCAAACCCCATCCCCCCCTTCCGAGTTCTACACGGCGCGCCCCctagtttaagaaccactgataTAGATCATGGAAGACTTATATAGTACACACAGATATAGCTATAGAGTACATACACGTGCCTCACATGAACTTGTTTACTAGCAGTATGTTAAGTGTTTTGATTTGAAGCAGTAAATCAAAATGGCCATTATTGTAGTATGCACGTTGAAGAAGTGCTGTTTGCAACCTCACTAACCTTGGCAACACAGATTGCCTCTAACCAAACTTGAGCACCTAACCCTTCTTCAACTTTAAAGATGTATTCACGTTTTGATGTTTGGCACTGCAGGCGAAAGGTTTTGCCATTGCTTTCCACATCAGTAATAGAAGTTCCATCGAGCTTTATCTTCTTATATGGTCCCTACacatatacataataaaaatgtgaGCCTATACtcaaagggcctaaacacactcaaatgtacatcgctttaatagatagagtgtgtttttctaatttcaacgacaccttacttgttttaatcggttctgtataaccaaagatattccagctcaaacaccgtgaaattcataaaactgatttgaaagttgcgtggcgaaaaaattgagaagtgtactacccacgtgacaaatcacgtcacaaaattgttgaagcgtggacgctctcattcagaaacactgagaaaggcgagaggcagtgctTTTAgggaaaaacgagagaacaaaaaaaaacgcaaaaaagcacaaaaaaaacgcaggtttcgcttttacgaatgaatcagtcacgtgactagtacgttcctacgtcacaatcacgaagctcgtagtaaaaaaaggatagcgctagagatcactgtttgaggacgaatatctacgcctatactggaccaattttaataagcaaagtatttttggaatcaataaaacagtcgctttatgaatttaccataaaaaataaaagtgacgtggggtgtgttcaGGCCCTTTAATTCAAGCTATATGAcgtttacaacaaaaatatatgaatatagaTATTCATACTACCATAGGGGGAAACTATGCCTTGTCAGGCCAAAAAGAATTGGGACTGCATTAATTAGTTATATGACTTACAaccagtggtgcagccagggGGTTGAGGAGGTTGGGACCACCCctccccttttaaaccaaaaaaaaactaaaaaaaaaaattgattaaaaccccctccttatttttttctggctgtgccactgcttacaaacaaaataatgtttttcatGCACTTGTGTGTCTTATTATTTACTGCTTCACCAACATTTATAATAGTTTGGCAACCATgcctattattttatattaagagTAAAGcagctttttaaatttaaatatttatatattgttctAATGATTTTTCTTTGGTAGATATAGGCCACAACTGCATTGTTTTTAGGagatttgcaaaaaaatttgcTTGCATAAATCTTTCTGAAATTAAAAGGCTTTTAAGGTTACCATATTTATATTAGTTCAAAAGCcaagaaacatttaaagaaaagtattTAATAGGCAAACTAATAGCTACATATGATAAGCctttataaaaatcatattGAAACACATTCATAAAGTTTCATAACATAATTTCTATTTATCGCTTGGAAAATGATAATGGTGTTTAAAGAAATGGTAAACAACggcaaaataacagttgttaaaacacactttggataaaagtgtgaaaaagagtttcaattaaaaaccAGGGCTGTTGCACCCAACATATAATAAACTCATAGGGAAAAATGTGTGTAAAGACACCACTTGTACATTGGTGGGGCGGGGTTGGCTTGAGGATTGACCAAAGGTTT from the Ciona intestinalis unplaced genomic scaffold, KH HT001108.1, whole genome shotgun sequence genome contains:
- the LOC100177385 gene encoding uncharacterized protein LOC100177385 isoform X3 codes for the protein MVDAQTENAPKTGWIDKKSKYSHKWVKTWISVQPGEVLYSKSKTGPYKKIKLDGTSITDVESNGKTFRLQCQTSKREYIFKVEEGLGAQVWLEAICVAKLALF